In Desulfosoma sp., the genomic stretch ATCCTGCGATTCCGTGCCGGTCGGTACCGTTTGCTGTGTGTAAGCTGTCGAACTGATCAAAGCCAAACACAAGACCAAAAATGCAAACAGACAGTTTCTCATGGACGCACCCTCACCAGTCGGTTTTTTTCAGGGTGAACACCGCTCGATGGCCCATGGAAGCATTGAGTTCAATGGTGAGATCCTGTTTTTCCGGAGGGGCTTGAAATTGAGCCTTTCCTCGCTGATCCGTTTTTCCTTCAAAGATTTGGGCACCCTTGGCGTCCATAGCACGAAGGCTTCCCTGGACCACTGGGGAACCGTCAGAAAAATAGCTTTCCACATAAACGACGCCGCCTTCCGCATAGGCAAAAAGGTTGACCTTATGAGCCCAGGCGGGAACCGAAGCCAAGACCGTGAGCATCACCAGGAAACAGCCGGCCACACAAAAGGTTTTAAGTAATCTGCTCTGACGTCTCGCAACCATGGTGTCCTCCCCTTTCACCGATCGAGGTCAAAGTTTTGACCCAAGGCTCAGGAACGGCTCGGTAGCACCCCGCACGGACAGTCGAGGGCATCGCTTTGGTGCTTTGCGGGGGCCGCAAAGTCCTGGAGAACGCAAAAAAGGCCGCACGTCCCCCTCGAGACGCCGGCCTTCATGACCGCTTTCGTAAGGGATGAGGTCAACCTTTGAGCCTTGTGCTCTTGCTGGGCTTCGGCCCAAGAACTCCGAGTTCTCTCGGAATCTTAAAGTACGAGGACATTAATACGAAGTCCAGGCCCCGTCAAGCCGGCGGAAAGAAGGATTTACACCTCATGAAGGCTCCAAGCACCCCCAAACTTCGAACAAGGCTCTTGGGTTTCCTGTAAGGGTGTATTGCAGCGGGCGAAAATCGCTTGCGTTTTTGAGCCTTCCTCTATAAATTATGCCTTCAAATAAAGAGGAAAATTCATGTGCACGAGGTGTGCACCTTATGAATCAAGATCGGCTGGATCCAGCTCCAGAGATCCTACGGGATTTTTTTCACTTGACTCGTGATGCGGTCCTGTTTGTGGATCCCCAAGGAATTATTGTTTACGCCAACCCTTCGGCATGCCGCCTTGTGGGATACGACCAGCAACAGTTACAAAAATCACACGTGAGCCTTCTTTTGCGTCAACACGACGTGACGCGAGCCTTGGCTGAAGCTTCGGAACAAAGGAGGTTACCTTCGCGTTACGGGGAATACCGCCTAAGAAGTGCGAACGGCGCTTTGCTATGGGTTGAAATAAGCGCCTTTGAATTTCCACGGGAACATCAGGGTCTCATGGGCTGGGTTTTGAGGGACATCACGACACGGAAGGGATTGGAAGCGGATATCGCCAACCGAACCAAGCTGGAAGCCGTGTCCACCATGGCGGGCGGCATCGCCCATGATTGGAACAATATTCTTTCCATCATATTAGGCAATCTGGATTTGGCCCTAAGCAAGTGCCGTCCGGAAGATCCCATCACTCCCATGCTGCGTAGCGCCAACCTGGCGGCCATGGAAGCCCGAGATTTGACTTTTAAGTTTTTGTGTTTCGCTCGAAGCGGCCTGCAAGAAATAACCACCGTTCATGCCGGGTCTTTGGCCGAAGAGGCTTGCCGAACGACCTTGTCGGGAAAGCCCGTAACCAGCCAGGTGATGTTTTCAAACGGCCTGTGGAGCTTGAAAGGCGACCCGCAGCTCTTGCGCACCCTTTTGGTGAATGTGCTGGACAACGCTCGAGCCGCCAGCCCTGTGGGGGGACGAATTCTGGTACGCCTGCAAAACGTGCAACTCAAGCCCGAGGATCCCTTGTGCCTCCACATCAAACCCGGATGTTATGTTCGGTTTGACATTCAGGATGAAGGTCCTGGGATTCCAGCGGATATTCTAGATCGCGTCTTTGATCCTTATTTTTCCACCAAACCTCGAGGCACGCAAAAAGGCATGGGCATGGGCCTTTCCGTTGCCTGGGGCATTGTGCAGAGCCATGGAGGCTATATTGGCATCACGACGCAGGAACAGGCGGGAACGACCGTGACCATCTATTTGCCGGCGGTTCCTGAAAGTCGATCCCTTGAGGCGCGTCTGGCCGAAATGGAAGGTCCGTTGCGTGCCAAGATCCTGGTCATGGACGATGAACCCATGCTCCGACAATTGGCGGAAGCTGTGATGGACCACCTTGGCTACCAGTGTGAAACCGCGCGACACGGCAAAGAAGCCATCGCCAAGTACAAGGAAGCCATGGAAGCCGGGGAACCCTTTGACATGGTGATTCTGGATCTCACCGTCAAAGGGGGCATGGGCGGTATTCCCACGATAGCTCAGCTGTTGAGCATTGACCCAAAGGTCAAAGCAGTGATCTATACCGGGTATTCGGCGGATCCTATTCTGGACAATTACCGGCTCTACGGGTTCCAGGGCGCCTTACCCAAACCCTACGCCATCAAGGACATGGCGGAAATGATTCGCCGCGTGCTTGGAAAAAAAGAACATTGAAACCATCACGCGGCGCCTCTTCCATATGCTTCTAGGTAGGCTTGCCTTCCATACTCTGCACCAGATCTTGAATAGCCCCTTGAATCTTACTCAGAGCCCCAAGCCTTTCCTTAGCCTTTTCCAAAGGCGCCAAGGCCTTGGGATTCTTTTGTCGTCCAAGGGCTTGCGCTGCCCAGTTGACCACGTAGGGGTTCTCATGCTCGGTCATCCTTACGAGAATCTGAAAACTAGGTTCCGTAGGAATGGCGCCCAGAACCATGAGTAGGCCGGTTTTCAATTCGTCAAAGGCCGTGTTTTCAAAAAGAGTCTTCTCGATGACCGGTACCGAGGCTTCCCCTATTTCCTCAAGATATTTCAAGCACATCTGAGAAAAATAAGGGAAGCGAAACATGGACAGTTCGGCCAACAGGCGGATCGATTCCGAATGTCCTGCGGAATGGATCAGTTCCGGGACAAACAAACTCGC encodes the following:
- a CDS encoding ATP-binding protein, with protein sequence MNQDRLDPAPEILRDFFHLTRDAVLFVDPQGIIVYANPSACRLVGYDQQQLQKSHVSLLLRQHDVTRALAEASEQRRLPSRYGEYRLRSANGALLWVEISAFEFPREHQGLMGWVLRDITTRKGLEADIANRTKLEAVSTMAGGIAHDWNNILSIILGNLDLALSKCRPEDPITPMLRSANLAAMEARDLTFKFLCFARSGLQEITTVHAGSLAEEACRTTLSGKPVTSQVMFSNGLWSLKGDPQLLRTLLVNVLDNARAASPVGGRILVRLQNVQLKPEDPLCLHIKPGCYVRFDIQDEGPGIPADILDRVFDPYFSTKPRGTQKGMGMGLSVAWGIVQSHGGYIGITTQEQAGTTVTIYLPAVPESRSLEARLAEMEGPLRAKILVMDDEPMLRQLAEAVMDHLGYQCETARHGKEAIAKYKEAMEAGEPFDMVILDLTVKGGMGGIPTIAQLLSIDPKVKAVIYTGYSADPILDNYRLYGFQGALPKPYAIKDMAEMIRRVLGKKEH